In a single window of the Candidatus Tiamatella incendiivivens genome:
- a CDS encoding MFS transporter codes for MEDDGEVYDLKYAKRAMMVLVTLPLLVMYTEAVLIPSLPTIQRQFHVTPSDVSWVLSIYLLTGTISVALFGKLGDIHGKRKLFLIALSIYTIGVVFTGFAPTFTILLLARALQGLGMAIFPLGFTIVREEFPPKMVPQVQGIISAMFGVGIAIALPLGSFIAENYGWEWTYHTIIPFAILVLYASYKVLRESRYRTPGKMDWTGLTLLSIFSVAALIAVTRAPTIGWLNSWTLGLLVLSIVSLVAFIYWEVLADNPLLPVKLMADRNVLITDIGIFLAGFAVQMMNQAVIYILQMPHPYGYGKNILQSGLLMTPNAIVMLIVAPIVGKFMVKIGAKPFVYTGAILAILGLTTLAMNPVGPSLLRLVTLVVIVGTSISVLNVSLINVLIFTVDKRFLGVTTGLNSLFRNLGASWGPAVAGTLMSMYSILMSFPTPGGLIKIRIPKVMAYRYLFFSSAGLYVLLLLISPLIREVVRIIREA; via the coding sequence GTGGAGGATGACGGGGAAGTCTACGATCTCAAATACGCGAAGCGTGCAATGATGGTCCTAGTAACCCTCCCGCTCCTAGTCATGTATACAGAAGCAGTACTAATACCATCCCTCCCAACTATTCAAAGGCAGTTCCACGTGACGCCTAGCGATGTAAGCTGGGTTCTATCCATATACCTACTCACAGGTACAATAAGCGTAGCTCTCTTTGGTAAACTCGGAGACATTCATGGGAAAAGAAAACTATTCCTGATAGCACTCTCAATATACACCATAGGAGTAGTCTTCACAGGCTTCGCGCCTACATTCACAATACTCTTACTTGCAAGAGCACTCCAAGGCCTTGGAATGGCTATATTCCCACTGGGCTTCACAATAGTGAGAGAAGAGTTCCCGCCTAAAATGGTACCCCAAGTACAGGGGATCATAAGTGCAATGTTCGGTGTTGGTATAGCAATAGCACTCCCGCTGGGAAGCTTCATAGCTGAGAACTATGGGTGGGAGTGGACTTACCATACCATTATACCATTCGCAATCCTAGTACTTTATGCTTCATATAAGGTTCTGAGGGAGAGCAGGTACAGGACTCCAGGTAAAATGGACTGGACGGGTCTAACGCTACTGTCAATATTCTCGGTAGCTGCATTGATAGCAGTTACAAGGGCTCCCACCATAGGCTGGCTTAACTCTTGGACTCTTGGGCTACTGGTATTGTCCATAGTATCGCTAGTCGCGTTTATTTACTGGGAGGTGCTCGCGGATAATCCGTTGCTCCCGGTCAAACTGATGGCGGATAGGAATGTGCTCATCACTGACATAGGAATATTCCTTGCGGGTTTTGCTGTCCAAATGATGAACCAGGCTGTAATATACATCCTCCAGATGCCGCATCCCTATGGGTATGGGAAGAATATACTTCAATCCGGGCTACTCATGACGCCTAACGCTATTGTCATGCTTATAGTGGCACCGATAGTAGGGAAATTCATGGTTAAAATAGGTGCCAAACCCTTCGTTTATACCGGTGCAATTCTAGCTATATTAGGCTTAACTACACTAGCAATGAACCCCGTTGGGCCCAGTCTACTCAGGCTTGTAACCCTTGTTGTAATAGTAGGAACTAGTATTAGCGTGCTTAACGTCAGCTTAATAAACGTGCTCATATTCACTGTCGACAAAAGGTTCCTCGGAGTTACCACAGGTTTAAACAGTTTATTTAGAAACCTAGGAGCATCATGGGGTCCTGCTGTAGCGGGGACGCTTATGAGTATGTACTCTATTCTAATGAGCTTCCCAACGCCGGGGGGACTTATTAAAATCCGAATCCCTAAAGTGATGGCGTATAGATACCTATTCTTCTCCTCTGCA
- a CDS encoding COG2426 family protein yields the protein MELITVNISVYLYVLGLIPTFEGRYVVVVAAALHQSPAMALTTALASVITLSLVLPCIIPYIDVLAGKLQSMRKPVISPLASLYLTYVMKARVKAEKYSRKYGFLGLTLFIAVPLPGTGIWTGTLGAYLLGIPRRQVVTAAVLGGALSVFTMFAATYPLIELVT from the coding sequence GTGGAACTGATAACGGTAAATATATCAGTGTACCTCTATGTTCTAGGGCTTATACCTACATTCGAGGGGAGATACGTTGTTGTAGTCGCGGCTGCACTACACCAGTCCCCGGCAATGGCTTTAACAACTGCTCTAGCGAGCGTCATAACACTCTCACTGGTCCTCCCCTGCATAATCCCATACATAGACGTTTTAGCTGGGAAACTTCAGTCTATGCGTAAACCAGTTATATCCCCGCTTGCAAGCTTGTATCTCACTTATGTAATGAAAGCCAGAGTCAAAGCCGAGAAATATTCTAGGAAGTACGGGTTCCTGGGTCTTACTTTATTCATTGCAGTCCCCCTGCCTGGCACGGGAATATGGACTGGTACTCTGGGAGCCTACTTACTAGGCATCCCGAGGAGGCAAGTGGTAACTGCAGCAGTACTAGGCGGGGCATTATCAGTTTTCACCATGTTCGCAGCGACCTATCCTTTAATAGAATTAGTTACCTAA
- a CDS encoding SDR family oxidoreductase, producing the protein MVNLGLNGYRVIVTASTEGIGRGIVEVLLEQGAKVVINGRTAGKMEKTISDLSLLGEVYGVTGDLSVPSQAESIVDKGVEMLGGLDSLVYVTGSPKPGAFANLNWEDWDGGINLLIKSSLALTRRAIIHLKGSDNPSIVYSTSVAVKEPIPDIALSNVLRISVHGLVKTLARELGSMNIRVNAVMPGYIMTKRVVELAESRSKGDNVSVDEVIDSIGKGIPIGRIGNPRDVGYAVAFLISRLASYITGVSLPVDGGLLRSIF; encoded by the coding sequence ATGGTTAATCTAGGATTAAATGGATATAGAGTTATCGTCACGGCTTCAACGGAAGGTATAGGGAGGGGCATAGTCGAGGTATTACTGGAGCAGGGGGCTAAGGTAGTTATAAACGGTAGAACCGCCGGTAAAATGGAGAAAACCATTAGCGACCTGTCTCTCCTCGGAGAAGTTTATGGAGTAACTGGAGATTTATCGGTTCCCAGCCAGGCGGAGTCAATTGTAGATAAGGGGGTAGAGATGCTTGGAGGGCTTGATTCCCTAGTATACGTTACTGGGTCACCTAAACCCGGCGCGTTTGCCAACCTAAATTGGGAAGATTGGGATGGAGGTATAAACCTCTTAATCAAAAGCTCTTTAGCCTTAACTAGGAGGGCTATTATACATCTTAAGGGATCAGATAATCCTTCGATAGTTTACTCGACTAGTGTGGCTGTGAAAGAACCGATACCTGATATTGCACTATCAAATGTGCTGAGGATAAGTGTCCATGGATTAGTGAAAACATTAGCCAGGGAACTTGGATCCATGAATATACGTGTTAACGCTGTTATGCCCGGTTACATTATGACTAAACGAGTAGTTGAACTAGCAGAGTCCCGGTCGAAGGGTGATAATGTTAGTGTCGACGAAGTTATCGATAGTATTGGTAAAGGCATACCCATAGGACGTATTGGCAACCCTAGGGATGTCGGGTATGCAGTTGCATTCCTAATCAGCCGCTTGGCTTCCTATATTACCGGAGTCTCCCTTCCAGTAGACGGTGGTTTACTGCGTTCAATATTCTAA
- a CDS encoding gamma-glutamyltransferase: MPAITVKTKSGGAASESPLASRIGADILGKGGNAVDAAVAVSYAITVALPHLGGIGGDFYAMIAEPNGSIRVVNGSGPSPAGLKRNLVIGNGYSKMPDTGGLSITIPGLVDSTWLMSRELGTLEWKELIDPSIIMASGGFPAPKTLVDSVNNLASTLGKYKGTWKVYSYITERGMTVKFKGLAKLLSMIAEDHRVFYEGEPADKLVEAVNSNEGVFDPEDLASYRAYITEPIAIEYEDWTVWEMPPNTQGITTLHILKLLEDAPTEIESSTINRLLQAYRIAYYIRDNYIGDPDYMQYKPVELLKDPFLNRVEQEASNYALDRSGDTTFLITVDREGRIVLGIQSLFHHFGSLVTEPHYQIPLNSRAACFTLKPGVPNTVGPRKLPLHTLSTVLMEGKDRIIGFGLSAGHYRPQFHAQIAKRIMDGGEDAVDALQAPRLAWAPWTNKIIVDMELASKLQGLQGYEVTTGRTGVGSIVEVYNGDIRLATDRRGEGVPSAARP; the protein is encoded by the coding sequence ATGCCTGCAATAACGGTTAAAACGAAGAGCGGTGGAGCCGCAAGCGAAAGCCCATTGGCTTCTAGGATAGGTGCTGACATACTAGGCAAGGGGGGAAACGCTGTGGATGCCGCTGTAGCTGTAAGCTATGCTATAACAGTGGCACTTCCTCATCTAGGAGGCATTGGCGGCGATTTCTATGCAATGATAGCTGAACCTAATGGTTCGATTAGAGTGGTTAATGGTTCAGGGCCATCACCGGCTGGACTGAAGAGAAACCTGGTAATCGGCAATGGTTACAGTAAGATGCCTGATACTGGCGGGCTAAGTATAACAATTCCAGGACTAGTAGATTCTACTTGGCTTATGTCAAGGGAGCTTGGAACACTAGAATGGAAGGAACTAATAGATCCCTCAATAATAATGGCGTCAGGAGGCTTCCCCGCTCCCAAGACACTCGTGGACTCCGTGAATAACCTAGCAAGCACACTAGGTAAATACAAGGGAACCTGGAAGGTATACTCCTACATAACGGAGAGAGGGATGACTGTCAAATTCAAAGGACTGGCAAAGCTCCTCTCAATGATAGCAGAAGACCACAGAGTGTTCTATGAAGGAGAACCTGCAGATAAACTGGTTGAAGCCGTAAATAGCAACGAAGGAGTATTCGACCCCGAGGATCTAGCATCATATAGAGCGTATATAACCGAGCCAATAGCTATAGAATACGAGGACTGGACGGTATGGGAAATGCCTCCTAACACACAGGGAATAACAACCCTTCACATACTAAAGCTTCTAGAGGATGCTCCGACAGAAATAGAATCCTCAACAATTAATAGGCTGCTTCAAGCATATAGAATCGCGTACTATATAAGAGACAACTACATAGGAGACCCGGATTACATGCAGTATAAACCTGTAGAACTCCTAAAAGACCCGTTTCTCAATAGAGTAGAACAAGAAGCGTCAAACTATGCGTTAGACAGAAGCGGTGACACAACATTCTTAATAACCGTAGATAGGGAGGGGAGAATAGTCCTCGGAATACAAAGCCTATTCCACCACTTCGGTTCACTAGTCACAGAACCCCACTACCAGATCCCCCTGAACTCTAGAGCAGCCTGCTTTACACTAAAGCCAGGAGTACCCAACACTGTTGGACCGAGGAAACTACCATTACACACTCTTTCAACAGTACTAATGGAAGGGAAAGACAGGATAATAGGATTCGGGTTAAGCGCCGGCCATTATAGGCCACAGTTCCACGCACAGATAGCTAAGAGGATTATGGATGGAGGGGAAGACGCGGTTGATGCCTTGCAAGCCCCGAGGCTGGCCTGGGCACCATGGACTAATAAGATCATAGTTGACATGGAACTAGCCTCCAAACTCCAGGGATTACAAGGCTATGAAGTAACCACTGGCAGAACAGGGGTAGGCTCTATAGTGGAAGTATATAACGGAGATATACGCCTAGCGACAGACCGTAGAGGGGAAGGTGTACCATCCGCAGCAAGACCCTAG
- a CDS encoding isoprenylcysteine carboxylmethyltransferase family protein: protein MRQAWKFVYWPIIWIITLVPPYYYSTGYWRLLSGYSLWVFRALGAVVFVYSILLSSIGGRTLRLYAHSTSESFWPDRLVKIGIYSCMRHPQHLGLVFMPVSLALLAGSPIAFLGSGWAVVGALLFVLFVEEPECLSKYGESYAEYMSTTPAFNLNPKCLSIGFREIRRRN from the coding sequence TTGAGGCAGGCCTGGAAGTTCGTTTATTGGCCTATTATATGGATAATTACCCTTGTTCCACCCTACTATTACAGCACGGGCTACTGGCGGCTTCTAAGCGGTTATTCTCTATGGGTTTTCAGAGCTCTGGGTGCCGTGGTTTTCGTTTATTCAATTCTCCTCTCGAGTATTGGGGGTAGAACTCTAAGGCTCTACGCTCATTCTACAAGCGAATCCTTCTGGCCTGATAGGCTGGTAAAGATAGGTATCTATTCCTGTATGAGGCACCCTCAGCACCTGGGTCTGGTCTTCATGCCTGTATCCCTGGCATTGCTCGCCGGTTCACCGATAGCATTTCTAGGGTCGGGGTGGGCCGTTGTAGGTGCACTGCTATTCGTCCTGTTTGTCGAGGAGCCTGAATGCCTCTCCAAATACGGAGAGAGTTATGCCGAGTATATGAGTACGACTCCAGCGTTCAATCTTAACCCGAAATGCCTTTCCATAGGGTTTAGAGAGATCAGAAGGAGGAACTAG
- a CDS encoding NAD(P)-dependent oxidoreductase — protein sequence MSIGKVLITGASGMLGLHVVERFLSMGWEVVSLVNPGSLSRRPWARKVLKDAEIVEASVIDRDRLRDILSGLDFDVVVHTAAVLGRGRREMSINYGGTVNLLDSLKGLGVFVFVSAILALGDTLRVNASEGAVCRPRTWYERSKCEAEKVVMERSRERGWRWVTVRPVWMYGRYTRNPDIPRLLRLARHGVGLVLGRRDLPLGLVSAEDVASAIVHLYESGGVGVYNVRGPRIYSAEEFAKALLRAARGSDSGEMITVPKWILSMGSRFVGALRYVELAPSDVPIDMLSRLGWRPRVDLFEGLPLVTSWMSDNGLL from the coding sequence TTGAGCATAGGCAAAGTTCTTATTACCGGAGCTAGCGGTATGCTGGGTTTACATGTTGTTGAGCGCTTCCTCTCTATGGGGTGGGAGGTAGTTTCCCTGGTTAATCCCGGCTCTCTGTCCAGGAGGCCCTGGGCTAGGAAGGTATTGAAGGATGCGGAGATTGTGGAGGCTTCTGTTATTGACCGGGATCGATTGAGGGATATTTTGAGTGGCCTGGATTTTGATGTTGTTGTTCATACTGCGGCTGTCCTCGGCCGTGGTAGGCGTGAGATGAGTATCAACTATGGGGGTACTGTTAATCTATTAGATTCCCTTAAGGGTTTAGGCGTCTTTGTCTTCGTTAGTGCTATCCTAGCCCTAGGTGATACGTTGAGGGTGAATGCTTCGGAGGGTGCAGTGTGTAGGCCTAGGACGTGGTATGAGAGGAGTAAGTGTGAGGCTGAGAAGGTTGTCATGGAGAGATCCCGTGAACGCGGATGGCGGTGGGTTACTGTCCGCCCTGTATGGATGTATGGTAGGTATACTCGTAACCCTGATATTCCAAGGCTTCTTAGACTAGCGAGGCACGGGGTTGGATTAGTTCTGGGTAGGAGGGATCTCCCTCTGGGCCTTGTTTCAGCTGAGGATGTTGCTAGTGCTATCGTCCATTTATATGAGTCTGGTGGTGTGGGTGTGTATAATGTTAGGGGTCCTAGGATTTATAGTGCTGAGGAGTTTGCGAAGGCTTTGTTGAGGGCTGCGAGGGGCTCTGATTCTGGTGAAATGATTACAGTTCCCAAATGGATCCTCTCGATGGGGTCAAGGTTTGTTGGGGCTTTGAGGTATGTTGAGCTCGCCCCTAGTGATGTTCCTATTGATATGCTCTCTAGGCTGGGTTGGAGGCCTAGGGTTGATTTGTTCGAGGGTTTACCTCTCGTCACGAGTTGGATGAGTGATAATGGGTTGCTTTGA